In Quercus robur chromosome 11, dhQueRobu3.1, whole genome shotgun sequence, the following proteins share a genomic window:
- the LOC126705328 gene encoding beta carbonic anhydrase 5, chloroplastic isoform X1, with product MATLSPTSFTKNFNSSVDFPITSFQTFAIFGPKLKTEQTHFRLSTSFKGNRRVVDFENTTTVQTSLFTLTGVRTGSHLELKAMKEPPGLTQKLDKNRLDRLTESENGCDLFQDLKHRFLRFKKHKFEENLGHFQNLAEGQAPKFMIIACADSRVCPSVILGFQPGEAFMVRNVANLVPPFESGPSETNAALEFAVNSLKVENILVIGHSRCGGIRALMSMQDEVDSSSFIRSWVIVGKNARLNTKSAASHLGFDQQCKHCEKESVDHSLLNLLTYPWIEQKVAKGELSVHGGYYDFVDCTFEKWTLDYKGSNLGKNSRLPVKNRFYWC from the exons ATGGCAACTCTTTCTCCAACCTCTTTTACAAAGAACTTCAATTCCTCAGTTGATTTCCCAATAACTTCATTCCAGACATTTGCA ATCTTTGGTCCTAAGCTGAAAACTGAGCAGACCCATTTCAGATTATCGACTTCTTTCAA GGGAAACAGGAGAGTTGTAGATTTTGAGAATACAACTACTGTGCAAACTTCACTATTTACCCTGACAG GTGTCAGGACCGGTTCACATTTAGAATTGAAGGCTATGAAGGAGCCTCCAGGACTGACTCAGAAACTTGACAAGAACAGGCTGGATAGATTAACTGAATCTGAAAATGGATGTGATTTGTTTCAAGATCTGAAACATCGATTTCTAAGATTCAAAAAGCATAAATTCGA GGAGAACTTGGGACATTTTCAAAATCTTGCTGAGGGTCAAGCACCAAAG TTCATGATTATTGCCTGTGCAGACTCAAGGGTTTGCCCCTCAGTCATCCTGGGGTTTCAACCAGGAGAAGCATTCATGGTCCGAAATGTAGCTAATTTGGTTCCCCCATTTGAG AGTGGACCCTCAGAAACAAATGCGGCATTAGAATTTGCTGTAAATTCTCTTAAG GTTGAGAACATTTTAGTCATTGGCCACAGTCGCTGTGGAGGCATTCGTGCCCTTATGAGCATGCAAGATGAAGTAGATTCAAG TAGCTTCATTAGAAGTTGGGTAATTGTTGGAAAGAATGCAAGGTTAAACACAAAGTCTGCAGCTTCCCACCTAGGCTTTGACCAGCAGTGCAAGCACTGTGAGAAG GAATCAGTCGACCATTCCTTGTTGAACCTGCTCACTTACCCATGGATAGAACAAAAAGTGGCTAAAGGAGAACTCTCTGTGCATGGTGGGTACTATGACTTCGTTGACTGTACATTTGAGAAGTGGACACTGGATTACAAGGGTAGCAATTTGGGGAAAAATAGCAGACTTCCAGTCAAAAACAGATTTTATTGGTGCTGA
- the LOC126705328 gene encoding beta carbonic anhydrase 5, chloroplastic isoform X2 yields MATLSPTSFTKNFNSSVDFPITSFQTFAIFGPKLKTEQTHFRLSTSFKGNRRVVDFENTTTVQTSLFTLTGVRTGSHLELKAMKEPPGLTQKLDKNRLDRLTESENGCDLFQDLKHRFLRFKKHKFEENLGHFQNLAEGQAPKFMIIACADSRVCPSVILGFQPGEAFMVRNVANLVPPFESGPSETNAALEFAVNSLKVENILVIGHSRCGGIRALMSMQDEVDSSFIRSWVIVGKNARLNTKSAASHLGFDQQCKHCEKESVDHSLLNLLTYPWIEQKVAKGELSVHGGYYDFVDCTFEKWTLDYKGSNLGKNSRLPVKNRFYWC; encoded by the exons ATGGCAACTCTTTCTCCAACCTCTTTTACAAAGAACTTCAATTCCTCAGTTGATTTCCCAATAACTTCATTCCAGACATTTGCA ATCTTTGGTCCTAAGCTGAAAACTGAGCAGACCCATTTCAGATTATCGACTTCTTTCAA GGGAAACAGGAGAGTTGTAGATTTTGAGAATACAACTACTGTGCAAACTTCACTATTTACCCTGACAG GTGTCAGGACCGGTTCACATTTAGAATTGAAGGCTATGAAGGAGCCTCCAGGACTGACTCAGAAACTTGACAAGAACAGGCTGGATAGATTAACTGAATCTGAAAATGGATGTGATTTGTTTCAAGATCTGAAACATCGATTTCTAAGATTCAAAAAGCATAAATTCGA GGAGAACTTGGGACATTTTCAAAATCTTGCTGAGGGTCAAGCACCAAAG TTCATGATTATTGCCTGTGCAGACTCAAGGGTTTGCCCCTCAGTCATCCTGGGGTTTCAACCAGGAGAAGCATTCATGGTCCGAAATGTAGCTAATTTGGTTCCCCCATTTGAG AGTGGACCCTCAGAAACAAATGCGGCATTAGAATTTGCTGTAAATTCTCTTAAG GTTGAGAACATTTTAGTCATTGGCCACAGTCGCTGTGGAGGCATTCGTGCCCTTATGAGCATGCAAGATGAAGTAGATTCAAG CTTCATTAGAAGTTGGGTAATTGTTGGAAAGAATGCAAGGTTAAACACAAAGTCTGCAGCTTCCCACCTAGGCTTTGACCAGCAGTGCAAGCACTGTGAGAAG GAATCAGTCGACCATTCCTTGTTGAACCTGCTCACTTACCCATGGATAGAACAAAAAGTGGCTAAAGGAGAACTCTCTGTGCATGGTGGGTACTATGACTTCGTTGACTGTACATTTGAGAAGTGGACACTGGATTACAAGGGTAGCAATTTGGGGAAAAATAGCAGACTTCCAGTCAAAAACAGATTTTATTGGTGCTGA
- the LOC126705328 gene encoding beta carbonic anhydrase 5, chloroplastic isoform X3 — protein sequence MATLSPTSFTKNFNSSVDFPITSFQTFAIFGPKLKTEQTHFRLSTSFNVRTGSHLELKAMKEPPGLTQKLDKNRLDRLTESENGCDLFQDLKHRFLRFKKHKFEENLGHFQNLAEGQAPKFMIIACADSRVCPSVILGFQPGEAFMVRNVANLVPPFESGPSETNAALEFAVNSLKVENILVIGHSRCGGIRALMSMQDEVDSSSFIRSWVIVGKNARLNTKSAASHLGFDQQCKHCEKESVDHSLLNLLTYPWIEQKVAKGELSVHGGYYDFVDCTFEKWTLDYKGSNLGKNSRLPVKNRFYWC from the exons ATGGCAACTCTTTCTCCAACCTCTTTTACAAAGAACTTCAATTCCTCAGTTGATTTCCCAATAACTTCATTCCAGACATTTGCA ATCTTTGGTCCTAAGCTGAAAACTGAGCAGACCCATTTCAGATTATCGACTTCTTTCAA TGTCAGGACCGGTTCACATTTAGAATTGAAGGCTATGAAGGAGCCTCCAGGACTGACTCAGAAACTTGACAAGAACAGGCTGGATAGATTAACTGAATCTGAAAATGGATGTGATTTGTTTCAAGATCTGAAACATCGATTTCTAAGATTCAAAAAGCATAAATTCGA GGAGAACTTGGGACATTTTCAAAATCTTGCTGAGGGTCAAGCACCAAAG TTCATGATTATTGCCTGTGCAGACTCAAGGGTTTGCCCCTCAGTCATCCTGGGGTTTCAACCAGGAGAAGCATTCATGGTCCGAAATGTAGCTAATTTGGTTCCCCCATTTGAG AGTGGACCCTCAGAAACAAATGCGGCATTAGAATTTGCTGTAAATTCTCTTAAG GTTGAGAACATTTTAGTCATTGGCCACAGTCGCTGTGGAGGCATTCGTGCCCTTATGAGCATGCAAGATGAAGTAGATTCAAG TAGCTTCATTAGAAGTTGGGTAATTGTTGGAAAGAATGCAAGGTTAAACACAAAGTCTGCAGCTTCCCACCTAGGCTTTGACCAGCAGTGCAAGCACTGTGAGAAG GAATCAGTCGACCATTCCTTGTTGAACCTGCTCACTTACCCATGGATAGAACAAAAAGTGGCTAAAGGAGAACTCTCTGTGCATGGTGGGTACTATGACTTCGTTGACTGTACATTTGAGAAGTGGACACTGGATTACAAGGGTAGCAATTTGGGGAAAAATAGCAGACTTCCAGTCAAAAACAGATTTTATTGGTGCTGA